In Miscanthus floridulus cultivar M001 chromosome 5, ASM1932011v1, whole genome shotgun sequence, one genomic interval encodes:
- the LOC136454972 gene encoding NAC domain-containing protein 22-like — MAMPKSMPRPSDGAPPTAVQETAGFATSVGKARLVGAATDGDVACLTAGSLPKPPPPTFAVGSSSPKPPPATFTGHPTYEELIDSYLRHRIVSGTKVSDFIHEADLYAADPDLLTSQYSPATADDGERTWYFFTTLRPRAPSKKHKKRKVDTGREGSWANNGPKTTVFSYRGGRRQWIGQHQTFAFMEKVDGKRVRSAWRMVELSLDSDEGGQEAGSSNLLVLCKVYRNPNANVDDESSMAVAEAGGEGPAASAVVTPGREDADEEIGAETAAGPGRKRKAGDKDSGAETVAASPGRQKKADGDGESAYAATTGEIFADSKDPLDAAEKAEQEETGTSDIQFYNFFGDSSAPLDAPVEAEQEPRDPRDPTFYNFFSDSQNPKKG; from the exons ATGGCCATGCCCAAATCGATGCCGAGGCCCAGCGATGGCGCGCCGCCCACGGCCGTGCAGGAGACAGCCGGCTTCGCGACGAGCGTAGGCAAGGCGCGGCTTGTAGGAGCCGCCACCGATGGGGACGTTGCATGTCTCACG GCTGGCAGCCTGCCCAAGCCACCGCCTCCGACCTTCGCCGTCGGCTCCTCCTCGCCCAAGCCGCCGCCTGCGACCTTCACCGGACACCCCACCTACGAGGAGCTCATCGACTCCTACCTGCGCCACCGGATCGTCTCCGGCACCAAGGTGAGCGACTTCATTCACGAGGCGGACCTGTATGCCGCGGACCCGGACCTGCTCACCAGCCAGTACTCGCCGGCGACTGCGGACGATGGGGAGAGGACGTGGTACTTCTTCACGACGCTGCGCCCCAGGGCCCCCTCCAAGAAGCACAAGAAGCGCAAAGTGGACACCGGGAGGGAGGGAAGCTGGGCCAACAACGGACCCAAGACCACCGTGTTCTCCTACCGCGGCGGCCGCCGGCAGTGGATAGGACAGCATCAGACCTTCGCCTTCATGGAGAAAGTGGACGGCAAGCGTGTGCGTTCGGCATGGCGCATGGTGGAGCTCAGCCTCGACTCCGATGAAGGCGGCCAAGAAGCGGGCTCCTCGAACCTTCTTGTCTTGTGCAAGGTGTACCGCAACCCGAATGCCAACGTAGACGACGAGAGTTCTATGGCGGTGGCGGAAGCGGGCGGCGAGGGCCCCGCTGCGTCTGCAGTGGTGACGCCTGGACGCGAGGACGCGGACGAGGAGATTGGTGCGGAGACGGCGGCGGGGCCTGGGCGTAAGAGGAAGGCGGGCGACAAGGACTCTGGTGCGGAGACGGTGGCGGCGTCGCCTGGACGCCAGAAGAAggccgacggcgacggcgagagcgCTTATGCGGCCACGACCGGGGAAATCTTCGCTGACAGCAAGGACCCGCTTGATGCAGCGGAGAAAGCAGAACAGGAGGAGACCGGGACTTCGGACATCCAATTCTACAATTTCTTCGGTGACAGCAGTGCCCCTCTTGATGCTCCTGTGGAAGCAGAACAGGAGCCCAGAGATCCCAGGGACCCAACGTTCTACAATTTCTTCTCAGATTCGCAGAACCCAAAGAAAGGGTGA